A genomic stretch from Enterobacter oligotrophicus includes:
- a CDS encoding aspartate-semialdehyde dehydrogenase, which translates to MSEGWNIAILGATGAVGEALLETLAERQFPVGEIYALARTDSAGEHLRFGGKSVMVQDAAEFDWTQAQLAFFAAGAEATASYIEEATNAGSLVIDLSGLFSMEPDVPLVVPDVNPFVLADYRNRNIIAVPNSLTSQLLTALKPLIDDGGLSRITVTSLLSASASGKKAVDALAGQSAKLLNGVPIDEDDFFGRQLAFNMLPLLPDREGSVREERRIVDEARKILQDDGLMISASCVQSPVFYGHAQMVNFEALRPLAAEEARDAFGRGEDIVLSEESEFPTQVGDATGSAHLSVGCVRNDYGMPEQVQFWSVADNVRFGGALMAVKIAEKLVQEYLY; encoded by the coding sequence ATGTCTGAAGGCTGGAACATTGCCATTTTAGGTGCCACGGGTGCCGTGGGTGAAGCCCTGCTCGAAACCCTTGCTGAGCGTCAGTTCCCGGTGGGTGAGATTTACGCACTGGCGCGTACCGACAGCGCGGGCGAGCATCTGCGTTTTGGCGGTAAATCCGTCATGGTTCAGGATGCGGCCGAATTCGACTGGACCCAGGCGCAGCTGGCATTTTTCGCAGCGGGCGCTGAAGCTACCGCCTCTTACATTGAAGAGGCCACCAACGCGGGCAGTCTGGTGATTGATCTGAGCGGCCTGTTCTCAATGGAGCCGGATGTCCCGCTGGTGGTGCCGGACGTGAACCCGTTTGTGCTGGCTGACTATCGTAATCGTAACATCATCGCGGTGCCGAACAGCCTGACCAGCCAGTTGCTTACCGCGCTGAAACCGTTGATCGACGACGGTGGCCTGTCGCGCATTACCGTGACCAGCCTGCTGTCTGCCTCTGCCAGTGGCAAAAAAGCGGTCGACGCGCTGGCAGGGCAGAGTGCGAAACTGCTGAACGGCGTCCCGATTGACGAAGACGATTTCTTTGGCCGCCAGCTTGCGTTCAATATGTTGCCATTGCTGCCGGATCGTGAAGGATCGGTGCGTGAAGAGCGCCGCATCGTCGATGAAGCGCGTAAAATTCTGCAGGATGACGGCCTGATGATCTCCGCCAGTTGCGTGCAGTCGCCGGTGTTTTACGGTCACGCACAGATGGTGAACTTTGAAGCCTTGCGTCCGCTGGCGGCAGAAGAAGCGCGCGATGCGTTTGGCCGTGGCGAAGATATTGTGCTCTCTGAAGAGAGCGAATTCCCGACGCAGGTGGGCGATGCCACCGGCAGCGCGCATCTCTCGGTTGGCTGCGTGCGTAACGATTACGGTATGCCGGAGCAGGTTCAGTTCTGGTCGGTTGCCGATAACGTTCGCTTCGGCGGCGCGCTGATGGCAGTCAAAATTGCCGAGAAACTGGTGCAGGAGTACCTGTACTGA
- the pdxB gene encoding 4-phosphoerythronate dehydrogenase PdxB — translation MKILVDENMPYARELFSRLGDVKAVPGRPIPVNELDDADALMVRSVTKVNEALLAGKAIKFVGTATAGTDHVDDKWLKQAGIGFSAAPGCNAIAVVEYVFSSLLMLAERDGFALQDRTVGIVGVGNVGGRLQKRLEALGIRTLLCDPPRKDNGDEGDFRTLDELVAQCDVLTFHTPLFKEGPYKSLHLADEALIRRLKAGTILINACRGPVVDNAALLKCLEEGQDVSVVLDVWEPEPDLNVSLLEKVDVATAHIAGYTLEGKARGTTQVFEAYSAFIGHPQQVALDTLLPAPEFGRITLHGPLDQATLKRLVHLVYDVRRDDALLRKSAAIPGEFDKLRKNYVERREWSSLYVMCDDATAAALLHKLGFNAVHHPAR, via the coding sequence GTGAAAATCCTCGTTGATGAAAATATGCCTTACGCCCGCGAGCTATTCAGCCGCCTGGGCGATGTTAAGGCTGTCCCTGGTCGCCCAATTCCGGTCAACGAACTGGATGATGCCGACGCGCTGATGGTGCGTTCGGTGACCAAAGTAAATGAGGCGTTGCTCGCTGGCAAAGCGATTAAGTTTGTCGGGACTGCAACGGCCGGGACCGATCATGTGGATGACAAATGGCTTAAACAGGCGGGGATTGGCTTCTCTGCTGCGCCAGGCTGTAATGCCATTGCCGTGGTGGAATATGTTTTCTCCTCGTTACTGATGCTGGCCGAGCGTGACGGCTTTGCGCTGCAAGACCGCACGGTGGGCATAGTTGGTGTGGGCAACGTAGGCGGACGCCTGCAAAAACGTCTCGAAGCTCTGGGCATTCGCACTCTGCTGTGCGATCCGCCGCGTAAAGATAACGGTGATGAAGGGGATTTCCGCACGCTGGATGAGCTGGTTGCACAGTGCGATGTGCTCACCTTCCACACGCCGCTGTTTAAAGAGGGGCCGTATAAGTCGCTGCACCTGGCCGATGAAGCCCTAATCCGTCGTCTGAAGGCTGGCACTATTCTGATAAATGCCTGCCGCGGCCCGGTGGTGGATAACGCTGCGCTGCTGAAATGTCTGGAAGAGGGGCAGGATGTAAGCGTGGTGCTGGATGTCTGGGAGCCGGAGCCGGATCTCAACGTCTCTCTGCTTGAGAAAGTGGACGTCGCCACCGCGCATATCGCTGGTTACACGCTTGAAGGTAAAGCGCGCGGTACGACGCAGGTCTTTGAGGCCTACAGCGCCTTTATCGGCCATCCGCAGCAGGTGGCGCTGGATACCTTACTCCCTGCTCCTGAGTTCGGGCGCATTACCCTGCATGGTCCGCTGGATCAGGCAACGCTGAAAAGGCTGGTACATTTGGTGTATGATGTGCGCCGCGATGACGCGCTGCTGCGTAAATCAGCGGCTATTCCGGGTGAGTTTGATAAGCTGCGCAAGAACTACGTTGAGCGCCGCGAGTGGTCTTCCCTGTATGTGATGTGCGACGACGCAACGGCGGCGGCGCTGCTGCATAAACTGGGTTTTAACGCCGTTCACCATCCGGCACGTTAA
- the flk gene encoding flagella biosynthesis regulator Flk: MQPISGTPPRPPGEGPVTPNVAGEQPLSTQQRTVLERLITRLIALTSQQNAEVWSGVKHDLGVRNDAPLQSRHFPAAEQNLNQRINAAQQNHTTRQIVSQLTELLGQGNNRQAVSDFIRQQFGHTALSQLTADQLKTVLTLLQSNQLSIPQPQQRPATERPLLPAEHNTLNQMVTRLAAATGESTKLIWQSMLELSGVKSGELIPAKQFTHLVTWLQARQTLSTQTSPTLHTVQAALKQPLERHEFEAIRDYAQQTWQATPQTVLTTAQVQDLLNQIFIRRSEREGGVPDVRNIQPIYSPLFAPVVETFRTLSARPGLMFIALMIALAIFWLVT, from the coding sequence ATGCAGCCTATTTCAGGTACGCCGCCACGCCCTCCGGGTGAAGGCCCTGTCACGCCAAACGTTGCAGGTGAACAACCGCTATCCACGCAACAGCGCACCGTGCTGGAGCGACTGATCACGCGCCTGATTGCGCTGACCTCTCAGCAAAATGCCGAGGTATGGTCGGGCGTAAAGCATGATTTGGGCGTCAGAAACGATGCGCCTTTGCAGTCGCGCCACTTCCCCGCCGCTGAACAAAACCTGAATCAACGTATTAACGCTGCACAACAAAACCACACCACCCGCCAGATAGTCTCGCAGCTGACTGAGCTGTTAGGTCAGGGGAACAACCGTCAGGCGGTGAGTGATTTTATTCGTCAACAGTTTGGTCATACCGCGCTGAGCCAGCTTACGGCGGATCAGCTGAAAACCGTGCTGACGCTGCTGCAAAGCAATCAACTCTCTATTCCTCAACCGCAACAGCGCCCGGCGACCGAGCGGCCGCTGCTGCCAGCGGAGCACAACACGCTCAATCAGATGGTGACCAGACTGGCCGCCGCTACCGGCGAGTCAACAAAACTGATCTGGCAATCGATGCTGGAATTGTCTGGCGTAAAAAGCGGAGAGTTGATTCCGGCGAAACAGTTCACCCATCTGGTGACCTGGCTGCAGGCACGTCAGACGCTCAGCACCCAGACCTCCCCCACGCTACATACGGTGCAGGCGGCGCTTAAACAGCCACTCGAACGGCACGAATTTGAGGCAATTCGGGACTATGCCCAGCAAACGTGGCAGGCCACACCGCAGACGGTGCTGACTACCGCGCAGGTGCAGGATTTGCTGAATCAGATCTTTATTCGCCGTAGCGAACGGGAAGGCGGAGTGCCGGACGTGCGCAACATTCAGCCCATTTACAGCCCGCTGTTTGCGCCAGTGGTGGAAACGTTCAGAACGCTGTCTGCCCGTCCAGGGTTGATGTTTATTGCGCTGATGATTGCGCTGGCGATTTTCTGGCTGGTTACTTAA